The following coding sequences lie in one Ostrinia nubilalis chromosome 2, ilOstNubi1.1, whole genome shotgun sequence genomic window:
- the LOC135085517 gene encoding zinc finger protein 773 produces MAESAGQSENTGQHNDLLTTKEDLVISIKKEVEVLVKPEPHECLVCAVRSKDSYDVFCTKTSASGASLHSFLSKFTNNDLGSAQQTPKYVCKSCFDLINVLEQAEIEYNKLKETFESIISKNPLFQMSSVQPIRLESVKNELGGQNINASFDDYDNLDSEDEPLSLTKKKRRKPAKKRKKPTPVKRKTKVKQPQDESWECGECGARGAAGGADAEAAHKIAAHVMDDAAALTVKKEDSSDGSQNQYNGFEPKIEMDMDIDDFGDGIGEDDDSSNFVPDEEDGKSTKKNKLVLGRLKSKAAPVQKKPRKPRESKVLHKCDECDAKYASLARLEQHKLKHDGSKPPYICEVCGAHYKHKRACDIHIQLHKGISDWKCEECNKLFPSKGALQRHNNIHTGKLNYQCDLCGKSFIHTSSFKMHKLSHSGVKPHACDVCGLALMTRSHLKRHKRVHSGEKRHECTICGKRFSERYNLAAHSKSHEAGAGAALPQLPRRHLFRCPFCPDRFERRYMLERHMSVVHGRALERPPPTPRNTMSKLLKAQAQGPRRPPDTDSKDDRSPDSRSTPISVPQKLIAQLSSQSSAAATSWSSAYAEFNLRAEFPH; encoded by the exons ATGGCTGAAAGTGCTGGGCAATCGGAGAATACAGGCCAACATAACGACTTGCTGACCACCAAGGAGGACCTTGTAATTTCCATTAAGAAGGAGGTAGAAGTGCTGGTGAAACCGGAACCTCACGAGTGCTTGGTGTGTGCAGTCCGAAGCAAAGACTCGTATGATGTGTTCTGCACTAAAACGAGTGCGTCAGGCGCGTCGCTGCACAGTTTCCTGTCGAAATTTACGAACAACGATCTCGGCAGCGCGCAGCAAACCCCCAAGTATGTGTGCAAAAGCTGCTTCGACCTCATCAACGTGCTGGAACAGGCAGAAATCGAGTATAACAAACTCAAAGAGACATTCGAATCTATCATCAGTAAAAACCCCCTATTTCAAATGAGTTCAGTGCAGCCAATCCGGCTAGAATCTGTTAAAAATGAATTGGGAGGTCAGAACATCAATGCTTCATTTGATGATTACGACAACTTAGACTCTGAAGATGAGCCCCTGTCTTTGACCAAGAAAAAGAGGCGCAAACCTgcaaaaaagagaaaaaaaccAACTCCAGTTAAACGGAAGACGAAAGTCAAACAACCCCAGGATGAGAG CTGGGAGTGCGGCGagtgcggcgcgcgcggcgcggcgggcggcgcggacGCGGAGGCGGCGCACAAGATCGCGGCGCACGTCATGGACGACGCCGCCGCGCTCACCGTCAAGAAGGAGGACTCTAGCGACGG GTCTCAAAACCAGTACAATGGCTTTGAACCAAAGATAGAAATGGATATGGACATTGACGATTTCGGCGATGGCATCGGTGAGGACGACGACAGTTCTAATTTTGTTCCCGACGAGGAGGATGGAAAATCCACCAAGAAGAATAAGTTAGTGCTGGGCAGACTGAAGAGCAAAGCGGCGCCTGTACAGAAGAAGCCGAGGAAACCGAGAGAGAGTAAAGTGCTGCACAAATGCGACGAGTGCGATGCCAAGTATGCGTCGCTCG CGCGGCTGGAGCAGCACAAGCTGAAGCACGACGGCTCCAAGCCGCCCTACATCTGCGAGGTGTGCGGCGCGCACTACAAGCACAAGCGCGCCTGCGACATACACATCCAGCTGCACAAAG GCATCAGCGACTGGAAGTGCGAAGAGTGCAATAAACTGTTTCCGTCGAAGGGCGCGCTTCAGAGGCACAACAACATCCACACCGGCAAGCTCAACTATCAG TGCGACCTCTGCGGGAAGTCGTTCATCCACACGAGCTCGTTCAAGATGCACAAGCTGTCGCACTCGGGCGTGAAGCCGCACGCGTGCGACGTGTGCGGGCTGGCGCTCATGACGCGCTCGCACCTAAAGCGCCACAAGCGCGTGCACAGCGGCGAGAAGCGCCACGAGTGCACCATCTGCGGCAAGCGCTTCTCCGAGCG GTACAACCTGGCGGCGCACAGCAAGTCGCAcgaggcgggcgcgggcgccgcgctGCCGCAGCTGCCGCGCCGCCACCTGTTCCGCTGCCCCTTCTGCCCCGACCGCTTCGAGCGCAG GTACATGCTGGAGCGGCACATGTCGGTGGTGCACGGGCGCGCGCTGGAGCGgccgccgcccacgccgcgcAACACCATGAGCAAGCTGCTCAAGGCGCAGGCGCagggcccgcgccgcccgcccg ATACGGACTCGAAGGACGACAGAAGTCCAGATTCACGTTCGACGCCTATCTCCGTACCGCAAAAACTTATCGCACAACTGT CGTCGCAGTCCAGCGCGGCGGCCACGTCGTGGTCCAGCGCCTACGCCGAGTTCAACCTGCGCGCCGAGTTCCCGCACTGA